In Planococcus citri chromosome 4, ihPlaCitr1.1, whole genome shotgun sequence, the genomic window ACAAAAAGGAACTAATACTGTATACTTGGAAATTTGTGCAAGAGGTACTTGCATTAGGTACTTTATTCTGTGGAAAAAGGTGGCAAATTATAGGTAAGCACAGCTCCTAAgtacatttcaacaatttttttttcttgagtagGATATCCGAAGCCAAAATATAATATAACATACGTAAAGAATCACCAGGAAACCTCTGTAAAAGAGTCGAATGATTTGGATGCAACAATCGGCTTGAGAATTCCAATAACTGAGTTAAAAGTGCCAACAACTCTTTCCTTTTTTGTGTGCAATGCAAATGGATGCATTAATGATACCATTCACTCTATTCATGTAACTGGTGAGCAAATACAgaaagtttgaaacatttaaaccatgttgaaatttgataattccTTACTTCGATAAGTATTTCACCTACGTGCATTATAATTAATAATCATAATCATTCAGGAAACCGTATTGTACTAGAAGAAACTCCGAATCAAGCTATATACCTATGCTGTGAACATGAACTCATCAACTCGATCTGGAAGTCAAAATGGTTCGTTAATAACAGAAGAAAAACGACAATTACAGTAAGATAAAACCCATTTCAAATGACCCCCCCTCCTCGgcaatcatttaaaaaagctTAGAAtaagagatttgaaaaaaattcaaatactgagtgaagtattcaattttattttgtttcattgaAATCAACAAAAGGAAACACAAATTCGATCGGGATTTGCTGCTGCCCATAAAATACCTGAAACCACCTATCTAGATGAAGGTTTTTATGAATGCCAAAGCATGAATTATTCAAACTGGATCACTATCGGcgtttttcacttgaaaatatggaatggtgaatgaaaaaaacaatactagagctgataggtacatatgtactccAGTCCAACGTACTGATTTATCATTTACATTTCCACAGACTCTACACATACACCGGGCACACTCTCCGCTGAACATGGCTCAAGTTTTACCAACCAGACTACCACCAATGGTGAGAATGTACTTCAAGCTGATTTTACtgaatttcggctttacaacctcacttgatgaaattttgtagagattccaactttcaaaacgtactggaggcttcagtactTTCcgaaatgtcgctggaggctccaaaacaacttgaaatccacctgcagtcgacttcatagcgtattgaaattagtttatagaATTAGGCGCGGACTTCTTATgcaaaaaatctagaattttgacaattttaaacaaaagggaagaccgacttttttttggtgaaaagcacaaatttttagcaattattggccaaaaaaatgattctttttgcaatctttgttgaaaatgtaaGAATTGTTTTTAGGCAAAAGGGCgggatttttaattatttaggTATCTTTTAGGAAAGGGAATGGAtgcttcttgttttttttttggaaaaaatgattctgGCATGAAAGGTTGACTTTGACTATTTTGTATAgtaggtactctctaaatttgaaacagtgaagtttcactgtttcaaatttagagagtagccAGTTGAAATACGATACAAAAGtgtttaagtacctacctacacctacatagGTAGGTTCATACCCTACCGGCCACAAACGTCTAATAGACATCTATTAGATATTCTTTTCAGCCAAAGATACAGCTAATGGATAGCTGGAATAGCTGAATTTACCATGTTTTAATAACTGGAAAGTACCTTTTATGTAGTATTACATGGTAAATACAAGGCTAATAGATATCTGTAAAGCACTATGGCTGCAATGCGCTAAAGAATAGATATCTATTCTCCAATGCCTTGTAGCCATAATGTTTTACAGATATCTATTGGATGCTTCTCAGCTATTAAAACGACTGAAATTCGCCCTGCAAAATGAAAGTGCTTTTAACAATCTAGCTGCAACTcgtttatttgaataaatttaaagaaaactcaGTGTTCAAAAAGTAATAGCTAGGTAATATTATAATATGGCAAAGTTTTACATTATTCAGGTATAATTGGAGAAGAATTTGCGGAAATAATAGCAAAATGGTGTCAGCAGCATATTCACTTTATCAGTAATCAGTAAGTTAGTATTAATAtaattaacatgaaaataaGAAGTTCATGATTacaaggtaggtactaggtaggtactatatagatctatacttacttacatattatCATATATTTCATAAACTATTTCTACCTAATCATGGGTTTCATAATTTCATGTCAGTTATAAATAATCTACTTACTACTACATAAGATGAACATGCTGCtgactcaatttttccattattttccgCGAATTCTTCTCAAATTGAACCTGAATTATTTGGAGTTTGtcacttattattattttttgaacactttgagTTTTCTTTACATTTAACACAAATAAACACGTTTTACGATAcatattttcttatcaaaaagcgaaattgaagaaatatcaacttgaaatgTAATTTAAGAACTCaattaattgtaatttattgCAATTGCGGCCATTTTCAAgtataaaataacgaaaatactTATTTCCGATGCACACTCTCCCTTCTATCATGACAACTGGAGCAATACTAAAGTTCTTGTTCAAGTTTTATAATTCATTTAGTTTACTGTATATCTATTAGACATCTAGTTgctgtaaatttttgtttagttatttAATATCTGGTGACGATATATTATAGCTATCTAAAATTTGTTTCCaatagatattgaaaatttgggcttATAGCTAACTATTATACATTGCTTGATATTCCATTCAATATTTTGcagatggaatatttaacaacttttccaaatATCTGAAAGATAGCGAATGAATAGCGGAATGACTGAATAGCTGAAAAGCTGTTACAGACATAAATATTCTGTCTATTAGAGATTTGTGGCCGGTAGGGTAggttgatactttttcaaattattcatgtACACGAATTACACGATCGTCATAAAAACCAAATTGGTAAATTATCCAATGAAtaagttgaaaacattttacaatCAAACTAAAAAGTGGACTGTATTTTCGCGCAAACATACAACGAATAACGTACGAAAattacgtaagtaggtacatctaGTTGGCTCGGGATATTTATCTCACAATAGCCGAACAATCGGTGATAACTTCAATAGGAAAAACCCCAACaattatatatgtacatacgagtaggaaGGAATACGTACAACATATTTTTACACGTTCATACTCTAACAATAATTCACTTATACTGATattattagcattttttttctcttcgagaTGTACCTAGggacttattcaaaaattgaatttttgaatttaaaaaaaagtaaatttagcAACTCGTTTTCACGACGAGAAAAAGGGCATTTTAACGATAAAAAAAGATATTGCACAGGAAAAGAATCATTtcacgaagaaaaaagtttttgaacgacaGTTAATGAATTTGAATAACGAGCGACAATATAaggtacctataatacctaTTGCCCGACAGAATATTTGATGTTTATGTACTTAATACATTTAACAAACAAATTGTGCGCgccaaagaaatgaaataatggaCGACAGAACAAATACGAATcacacaaaaatacaaaaatagataaatacatagctcgtcaaaaaaaaaaaaaaaaaatagttcatgTACCTACAGCATAAGTAGTGCTTTTTTTGTGCTATTTTGAGCAACAAGAGGACGATGGGAGCAATTTtgaggattaaaaatttcaccagagaGTTTTTAAACACACTTCTGAACAGTTTTAacgaaaagtaagatttttggaaagttaTTTACGCAAAAAATCGAgatattttgataggtacttttgatgaaatgcaagatatttttggtggttttgactacaaaatcaaaaaaaaaaacaacagtagaactttttgaatcattcatccaaccaaaaaacatacctatccgtgatttaaaatttcacttgGAGAGCAGACTTTACCCCCATTTTTCTTCTACTGACCGGCCGGAAAGGTTTTCGATTGCGCCATTATTTTGTATTCAATGAGTTTGAGTTGCAATTTCTCTTTTCGTGTGGCATTCAAAGTTTGCTCTTTTCATTTGCAGAGTATTTTCGAGTTTATATCAAGCTTATGGAGGCTTACACTTATGATTTCGATTACCATTCCAGCTCTATATTTGAAGAATACGAACGTAAAATTACTACCGGTTTTAAAGAAATATTCTCTACGCCAGATTTTGCCCGAGCGCGCTTAGTGGCTATTTTGTAAGCGATGCTGTTGATATTGCGTttgaataatgaagaaaaaatatataattttttcattgttttctgaTTGACCAGAAGTACATTTGACATATCTCAGTCGAGGGCTGTAGTAGATCTCGAGTTCTCTGATCTTGTTAGCGAGGCACATGTCAGAGATACATTATCTAATCAGCTAGcctcttataaaaaaattggctcGTTGGCTGCATCGCCGGAAAAACCGTATGTTCTCAATTTCAGACGTAAGTAGCAGttgcattattttcaattacccTTACAACTgatgggtacctacctaggtattttttttcaaattttgaaacaagtcTTGATGgacagttcattttttttatgtatgtaccacTGCAGGAATACTTCCTTTCCAGTGTTCTCCTACGGAAATTCCCTGCAAGTATTCGTATAAAGCTAAATGTATTCCATCATCAGGCAGATGCGATAAAAAGGACACATGTCTCGATGGAAGCGATGAAGAAGAGTGCCCGGGCCCAGGTATTGTCATCGTGTTTCATCATCCTGAATATATGATAACGCTTACTTATAGCCTACATAATTATATCTTCTTATACATACAATACGTAAATACGCAACCGATTTTCATAAtagacccctcaatagaaagcttgtgaagtaTAGATATGTAGGCTAGTATTGgaagtttgaaaagtttatcCAAAAGCTCAACAAGCTCGAGAAATAATTTTGGCCAATCACAACACAGCATTCAGCAACTAGTCCATCAGTATTGCTGGCTGAACGGGTTAAGGCGACGGATGGATCACCGATCTAGAGTTCAACTCCTAATTTTACCAGCTTAAAAAGCTTGATAGTACTTTTATCATTGTTTCATCTCTAAATAACATCTCTAAATCGCaaagcttgaattttttgataacttactactttttaaaaaaattttaaaaacctgaaaaagcTTGATATTGCTAAACACTTAATTACATTTCTcatatattttcaacattattttatattttcatgcTCTGGGAGAACCGTGCGAAGTATGCGCAGTTCAACGGGTTTTCTAGTCTAATTTAGTATTATGTGTAGCAATTATGCACCTACAACTTCCTACCTATAAATACGTGTCCTTTCTCGCATTGATTAGATCGATGTGAAGtggatgataaatttttttgcccCAATTCTGGTGGAATATTGGTTTGTGCCAGTATTAAATGCGACGGAAAAAAGGATTGCCCCGGTGGCGAAGACGAACCTCCAACTTGTGATAAGAAGACTACAGGCCATCAAGGTACTTTTGCAAAGCTTGCGAGTAGATTATGTTGTTATCGTTGTGGTATGTTTAGCGGTAAGCACCACATTCATAAGATAAGtagttattgaaattttataaatgatttCATAAAAGAATCATCTCAACCTGCGTTTGGAAAAGATGACATGATAATAAAGATATTGGTCACCGCGCTAGGAATGATATTAATAATTACAGTAATATGTGGCATactttttttctgcaaatacaAAAAGTAAGTAAGCTGAAACTTTCTGACGATTACCttttacctatttcaaattctaaactTGTGACAATTAAATATCTAGAGAAATGAGACAAGTCGAAGAAATGACACAATTGGTGAAAAAGATTGTAGTAAAGAAACAAATCAACATCGACGAAGATTTTCCCGATGTTTTGGTACGTATCTAGATGCATACAAATATTATTAATCTACCTATATAAAAACATACTACCCTACCCAGATTGTTGACtctgacaaaaaaaactgattactATTATTTCCAGAATATGCCTGTCGTTTCAATCGAACGTTTGAAATCTGGTATAGTGAAAAACGGCATGGTTTCGGTAGGTGAATATCAAATGTCATTAGATGAACAATGGGAATATCCTCGACAAAATTTACGCTTGGGGGAAACTTTGGGTGAAGGCGAATTTGGGAAAGTAGTGCAAGCCGAGGCGAGGGATATTTGGAAACATGGAAATGGCGTTACAGTGGCAGTGAAAATGCTCAAGGGTTAGTCCTTATTACATTAGCTTAACGCTTAAATAACAGCAGCTTTATCAataagtataagtacataaatcGCCTAATTTATGAGTAGTGAAGTGAAATAGTTAAAACCTACGCTAATCAATAATTTCTCACAACTTGAATTCAGATGATCACTTGGATTCAGACATGATAGACTTGGTATCTGAAatggaattgatgaaattgctTGGAAGTCACCAGAACATCCTTCGACTTCTCGGCTGTTGCAGCCAAGGAGGACCATTGCTTGTAATTACAGAATATGCCCAAAATGGAAACCTCAagaattttcttcgaaaacatCTTCATCATTCCTCCAAAATAGAAGAAAGTACTCTCTTGACTTATGCTCGTCAAATTGCGCAAGGAATGGTTTATCTGTCTTCAATAAAGGtgtgtacctattcaaaatttttcacctgaTAGAAGCTCGTGATCAgcagatattttcataaaaaattttccagttcAAAATCAGCAAAGTAAACCAaggcaaacaatttttgaactgaacatTTTCAACTCAGTTTACTATTAAGGAGGATTTACCTACATCTTACCACACTGTGCAGATCGCACTTGCAATTGCGAGTAgctacataattattaattttattttcattcaatagtGTATTCATCGAGATTTGGCAGCTCGCAATATCCTTGTAACAGCTCAGTACACGATGAAAATAGCTGATTTTGGCCTCGCACGAGATGTGAGACAAACCGAATACTACAAGAAGACATCAAACGGTCGACTACCCATAAAATGGATGGCACCCGAAGCTTTATTTCATAACAAATACACAACGCAATCTGACGTGTAAGTGTACAATGAAAACTACCATTACCATGTACTagaaaatgaagagaaatttACACTCAGCTTTTTACAGCTGGTCTTTCGGCATATTGCTTTGGGAGATTATAACGCTGGGTGATAATCCGTATCCTTCAATCGAGGATCTTGCTGGGCTACGTAACGCTTTAAAGCAAAATTATCGAATGGAAAAGCCTCCAAATGCATCTACAAGCGTGCAAGTTCAATAATAAATttcttttgaatatttaaagATTTCCTTCAATTACCTAAGGTACTGAGCCCTAAATACGCCAGGTGCCCAACAACGCCAACAGCTGATATCTCGAGAACTAAACGTCCTACGGGGCTATAACGTACATTCAGGTACTctataaataaaaacaacgtGACCGGCGAAATATTGTTGTGATTTTCGAAGTGGaagtctgaaaattttgcatttgaatttttttatcagcagTTCTATGCAACTtagaaaaacttcattttgaaaatacaccaagaaaaaaatattttcgataaGTTGATGAGCTTTGTAATGAATATTTGTACCTTTTTCTACATGTTGAGCTCATAGACAATCCATTTCACGCATTTTTTCATGCTAAAATGTTTCTTCAAAGTTGAACATAGGGGTGTCCTAACAATAACgccaacgtaatttttttcaattttttttcagaaatgttgaaaagacGTAGAGGTGATTATTAAGtcataattacctatttcaatattattgattttcaatacatttttttgtatttcttacaatttatttttttgtttttgaaatttaaaaatgcatttttattggggttaaaattcacttttgcggataattttggtggtagggtatacatttttcatcttagatttcaataattgcgttaaaaattggttttatctaaaaattttagatctaaaattgaaatcacttttttaaaatttgaaaatgcattttgattggggttaaaattcacttttgcggataattttggtggtagggtatacatttttcatcattgatTTCAAtaacttcattcaaaattgtttttatcacaaaattttatatttaaaattaaaaaaaaattttgcatttttttcattttttcgaaatttgaaaatgcattttgattggGGTTAGAATTTACTTTTGCGGATAATTTTGGTGGTGGGGTACGTATTTTTTATCGTAGATTTCATTAATTGCAttataaattgattttattgtgaaattttaggtgaaaaatttaaaaaaaaattgttggcgtTATTGGGTACCCGGTTCCAAACAACGCCAGAATGGTGACCTCACTTTGAACCGTTATTGCTCGgagggaaaaaattgtaaaaattcaaacatttgcTGAAAAGATACCTTCATGTATCCTTTATCACCTACACGAATCAGAATGGAAATAAGTTTAATTGTGACTgagtaattccaatttttcgagtgcATGGCGTTAATAGGGCACAGTACCTTATGTACTTGGTGGAAATTAACAAAGATGGTGACAAAATTCTCGTGTGATTTTTTGTAGATACAATTTGATGATGTATTGCTGGAGGTTCGAGCCTGAGGATCGTCCAAATTTCTTGTCAATAGTAGAACGCCTAGAAGAATTATTGACTGATACTATGGTATGTTTAACATCtgttttgattgaaaatctCTCGCAACTTATAATTCCTACTGTGTTGGTTTTCGAATTAAAGGTAGTCGATGGGTCTTAccattcagaaaattttgatgaatccgACTCACGAAGCGTTATTTCCACAATGGAATCCagtgaagatgaaaatgaaattagaaaacctattttgaaatgaacaattTGATATAGGCCTACCTAGATAATAGTTTGTCTTTACTGTTTTTATTCTCTAGGtacttaagtaagtacataaaaaattatttgtttaacCGCAAGGTGGCATCATacaataggtatattttcatttattttttgcaaattgcaaAGTTTCACTGAATATGAAACGTTGGTAGATTTGTTAATATTGCGGAGCTCGCAATTCTTTCTTGTCTCATTCTTGCGCTCCTTCTTAAACAATAGCCTTATTCCCACAAATTTCTTCATCTTATGATACCTGCATAGGATTTACCTGTCGTGTCTGCCTTCTCTCTTTCCTGTGCGTTGTTCTACCCTGGTTTCACCTTCTCTCTCTAGCGAAATGCTAATAACTGCTACCTTGTGTACTTAGATTTCAAGATGTTAGATTAAGTCAGTCAGTAAATAAACATACAAATGAAAAGATCTCATTTCCTTTTCTTCCGCTAATGTTTGCCCCACTTCAGGAGTTCGTAGCacatccgtattgttttgcgaaaaaaaccaagatcATTTTCGGGTTCTATGCACTTCTTTAAGTAAAatactttccccgatttttgattttcgaagtttcaagcggataagactaatttttctaaatacgaaaaattcaatttgaacttcaggtgaacacagttccgcgccacgatcacgtggtggagtaacgccagcgtcgcgcgctccgagtttgaaaatatttgtacaaatgaaaatctttcgtatgcgcttgaaactttgaaaatcaaaaatcgaggaaagtagtttacttgaaAAAGGGCGTAGGTATATATAATTCGAAAATgtccttgttttttttcgcaatacCTACAACactgatgtcgctacaaactcgTGAAGTGGGGCAAAAACGGccaattttgcaactttgacagtctctcctgaccattgaaaacaactgaaattgaaaaaccccactctgtttttgtTCTAGGGTCTGAAGTATCGattaagtccattttcaacccgaacacaagtttgcagttgcctagtgtaatttatttattttggcaaaacaacgtttttttttttttgataacctcgaaaaaaattaatgattttgacaatgatttggcaaaaaacaggacttttcaggataattttggcaaaaagtaaacatttttttttgcaaaaagcagtgGCTcgtgaagttgatattttcggactctctttcaatttagctttaTCTAGTTCATCATTTCGAAACGTTTTTCGCTCGTTGGAATATAGGTACCTCTCTTGACAGCGTGAATCTTATCATTTATGTGATTGAGATAATTTCCACAGAGATGAATTTTTCTCTGttgcgaatttcaaaatgatcataAATGCacaggtacctacgtattatgtacgataattttagcaaatatAGGAAATGATTCATACTGCATCTAGCGAAATACACAAATTCCGTTAAATTTAATCTCTTTTATCTAATGAAATATACAACCATGGAATGCCAACTCACAAATTGAAGCTCCAATTTTACCAGCATAATTATTTGCGACGACGTGAGAATTTGTTCCACAGTATTCGCCGATTcgattgaattatttatttctgCTATGTTTATGTTAATATTCCTGATTTTCAAGGGTGAGTAATATGTACTTGAtcataatataggtacttaactaATTAACTATAGCTTGCTGTCAGGAATAGCATCATACCTCATACCTGTGATTTTGTTACATTGCAAACATTTCCATTGATTCCCTCTCGTGTTGTACATATTATCAATAAACGataaaatcgaacaaaaacaaaacagaaaaaagctCGTACAGGAGCCTCAGACTTGGCTTAATAGTACTCGCTCTCTTTTTACATCCCAAAAATCCCTTCCAATAGATCGCtaacctcaaaattttcaaaaaaaaagaaagtaagtCTTAGTTCTTGCAGACGTATCACCAATCTTCCAATTTCAAACACATTATCCAcagtaattttacatttttgcctCACTTTTTTGACCGATAAATCAAAAGGGACAGAGGAGGTTTCGGGTTTGAGGACTTTTAAAgtcatttcacaattttttttactacgttCAACAGTTTGCCTCGCTTTTTTCACACCTACTCTGCTCATTGTCGGTAAATTAGACATAATCTGTAGCAACTATAGGTAAGTGTGACCTTATTCTTAAAAATAACTTATATATTTACTTAATTACAGCAAGCATTCTCATCGGGTTAGGAATTGTTAT contains:
- the LOC135844541 gene encoding fibroblast growth factor receptor 3-like, which gives rise to MTQLVKKIVVKKQINIDEDFPDVLNMPVVSIERLKSGIVKNGMVSVGEYQMSLDEQWEYPRQNLRLGETLGEGEFGKVVQAEARDIWKHGNGVTVAVKMLKDDHLDSDMIDLVSEMELMKLLGSHQNILRLLGCCSQGGPLLVITEYAQNGNLKNFLRKHLHHSSKIEESTLLTYARQIAQGMVYLSSIKCIHRDLAARNILVTAQYTMKIADFGLARDVRQTEYYKKTSNGRLPIKWMAPEALFHNKYTTQSDVWSFGILLWEIITLGDNPYPSIEDLAGLRNALKQNYRMEKPPNASTSVQVQ
- the LOC135843523 gene encoding uncharacterized protein LOC135843523; the encoded protein is MIFKASIAIGLGIVITTIPLVFSSDSIVKFTNETKYCGDEVLLSCEVINTENQHQWYRLSSEKIQKILNESSILSVDQLSPYKVESTYRLENYKTGDVTLYFLTRFDTGWYTCLNLSTQGYPKVIRSIWLEVRCEGNEKKYHTEQQMEKIQNGIGPPYLIMKRIFCVQKGTNTVYLEICARGYPKPKYNITYVKNHQETSVKESNDLDATIGLRIPITELKVPTTLSFFVCNANGCINDTIHSIHVTGNRIVLEETPNQAIYLCCEHELINSIWKSKWFVNNRRKTTITETQIRSGFAAAHKIPETTYLDEGFYECQSMNYSNWITIGVFHLKIWNDSTHTPGTLSAEHGSSFTNQTTTNEYFRVYIKLMEAYTYDFDYHSSSIFEEYERKITTGFKEIFSTPDFARARLVAILSTFDISQSRAVVDLEFSDLVSEAHVRDTLSNQLASYKKIGSLAASPEKPYVLNFRRILPFQCSPTEIPCKYSYKAKCIPSSGRCDKKDTCLDGSDEEECPGPDRCEVDDKFFCPNSGGILVCASIKCDGKKDCPGGEDEPPTCDKKTTGHQAVSTTFIR